One region of Cucurbita pepo subsp. pepo cultivar mu-cu-16 chromosome LG03, ASM280686v2, whole genome shotgun sequence genomic DNA includes:
- the LOC111790388 gene encoding pollen receptor-like kinase 4 → MPTGVRVAGLMRAPAPTISAASSLFLFLYLFLYLSSSSLVLVLSAPSDTETLLEFKRSLTSARALRDWNPKVPPCNNNKPNWAGVLCLNGHVRGLRLENMGLKGEVNVDPLVYLSRMRTLSFMNNTLVGPWPSVIGKLRNLRSVYLSYNHFSGAIPDDAFTGMKFLKKVFLTNNEFNGQIPSSLASLSRLMELRLDGNKFRGQVPRLEMPSLKKLNVSNNELEGPIPRSLSHMDPSSFAGNRDLCGDPFPECERALISSAGLLKIAVIVIILGVTLAVIAAIFIIMNLRRQPALQLGKGNPGVIEEDQNKYMSSKPTTAVVGDGYRSTESSVAQAKRGAEHGKLLFVRDDREKFDLQDLLRASAEILGSGSFGSSYKATILCNAVVVKRYKHMNNVGREEFHEHMRRLGRLTHPNLLPLVAYYYRKEEKLLISDFVDEGSLASHLHGNHNLEEPGIDWATRLKIIRGIARGMSYLYTSLPSIVAPHGHLKSSNVLLDESLEPLLTDYGLIPVANVEHGQTLMMAYKSPEYAHLGRISKKTDVWSFGILILEMLTGRFPENYLTRNHDTKSDLATWVNNMIKEKKTSLVFDAELGRARESNKGELLKMLKIALSCCEEDVERRLDLNQVVAQIEDLNDADLSDNDGDNFASTSRNSQMPV, encoded by the exons ATGCCAACGGGCGTGCGCGTGGCGGGGCTTATGCGCGCACCGGCCCCAACTATCAGCGCCGCTTCttccctcttcctctttctctacCTCTTCCTCTACCTCTCGTCCTCGTCGTTAGTGCTCGTCTTGTCTGCCCCATCCGACACCGAAACTCTGCTTGAATTCAAGCGCTCTTTGACCTCGGCCAGGGCTCTTAGAGATTGGAACCCCAAGGTCCCTCCTTGCAACAACAACAAGCCCAATTGGGCGGGCGTGCTGTGTTTGAATGGCCATGTTAGAGGGCTGCGGCTTGAGAATATGGGGCTTAAGGGGGAGGTTAATGTGGATCCCTTGGTTTATCTGTCTCGTATGCGCACCCTGAGCTTCATGAACAATACCTTGGTTGGGCCTTGGCCTTCTGTTATTGGCAAACTACGCAATCTACGCTCCGTTTATCTTTCCTATAACCATTTTTCTGGTGCAATCCCGGACGATGCCTTCACGGGTatgaaatttttgaagaaaGTGTTTTTGACCAATAATGAATTCAACGGCCAAATTCCCTCATCTCTCGCTTCCCTGTCTAGGCTTATGGAATTGAGACTTGATGGAAACAAATTCAGAGGCCAAGTCCCCCGTCTTGAAATGCCTTCTTTGAAGAAACTTAATGTTTCCAACAATGAATTGGAAGGCCCAATTCCTCGTAGCTTAAGCCACATGGATCCTTCCTCCTTTGCAG GTAACCGTGATCTGTGTGGGGATCCATTTCCAGAATGCGAGAGAGCCCTAATTTCATCAGCAGGGCTACTCAAAATCGCAGTGATAGTCATAATTTTGGGGGTAACATTAGCAGTAATAGCTGCAATTTTCATCATAATGAATTTAAGGAGGCAGCCCGCCTTGCAATTAGGGAAGGGGAATCCCGGCGTTATAGAAGAGGATCAGAACAAATACATGAGTTCTAAGCCAACCACGGCGGTGGTTGGCGATGGATACAGATCGACGGAGTCGTCCGTAGCGCAGGCTAAAAGAGGCGCAGAACATGGGAAGCTATTATTTGTGAGAGACGACAGGGAGAAATTCGACTTACAAGACCTCCTCAGAGCATCCGCCGAAATCCTGGGCAGTGGCTCATTCGGCTCTTCCTACAAAGCAACAATACTCTGTAACGCCGTGGTTGTTAAGCGATACAAGCATATGAACAACGTAGGGAGAGAAGAGTTTCATGAACACATGAGACGCCTCGGCCGGTTGACGCATCCAAATCTACTCCCCTTGGTTGCTTATTACTacagaaaagaagagaagctCTTGATTTCggattttgtagatgaagggAGTTTGGCGAGCCATCTGCACGGCAACCACAACCTGGAGGAGCCAGGGATTGATTGGGCTACAAGATTGAAGATAATCAGAGGAATAGCAAGAGGAATGTCGTACCTCTACACATCGCTGCCAAGCATAGTAGCACCACACGGACATCTGAAATCATCAAATGTGCTGCTAGACGAGTCGTTAGAGCCTCTGCTTACGGATTACGGGCTAATCCCTGTGGCTAATGTAGAGCATGGACAGACATTAATGATGGCTTACAAATCACCCGAATACGCTCATCTCGGCCGTATAAGCAAGAAAACTGACGTATGGAGCTTCGGAATTCTGATACTGGAAATGCTAACAGGTAGGTTCCCAGAGAACTACCTGACACGAAATCACGACACGAAATCAGACCTAGCCACTTGGGTAAACAACATGatcaaggaaaagaaaacgtCGCTAGTGTTCGATGCAGAGCTAGGGCGAGCTAGGGAGAGCAACAAAGGCGAGCTGCTGAAGATGCTGAAGATTGCGTTGAGTTGCTGCGAGGAAGACGTGGAGAGAAGGCTGGATTTGAATCAGGTAGTGGCCCAAATTGAAGATCTGAACGACGCTGATTTGAGCGATAACGATGGAGATAACTTCGCTTCCACATCTCGCAACTCTCAAATGCCTGTTTGA
- the LOC111790369 gene encoding uncharacterized protein LOC111790369, which produces MGEGEESKTKAEAGVEIQERGEIFFFYRPKVGKQEVHGPDHVQRFYIILRPESGERAVEEKQLPNASTSRTQEVNIEKQPLLRFMIMGRKRLPNPAQKRRPYWGFVDMVTTNVQDVKAALQEGEYETWTRGHRHISAARAVGEGIYRLVRHNKADTHTHLIYKLEFPSEDEENEPQNSFNIQREGSFLIMIKNPDVEGDGSRNKRRAQFPAHLQGEFGHTRFHPADPPDYLNFEGCEFLLISASDDIEQELGLELTAAPHECDLVKTFGETTSTQPLLKGTWV; this is translated from the exons ATGGGAGAGGGCGAAGAATCAAAGACGAAAGCCGAAGCAGGAGTTGAAATCCAG GAGAGAGGAGAAATATTCTTCTTCTACAGACCTAAAGTTGGAAAGCAAGAGGTCCATGGCCCTGACCACGTGCAGCGCTTCTACATTATTCTGCGTCCGGAGTCGGGGGAGAGGGCGGTGGAGGAGAAACAACTCCCTAATGCGAGTACCAGCCGCACCCAG GAAGTGAACATTGAAAAGCAACCCCTGTTGCGGTTCATGATCATGGGTCGAAAAAGGCTGCCAAACCCAGCCCAAAAGCGTCGACCATACTGGGGATTCGTAGATATGGTGACAACCAATGTCCAAGACGTCAAGGCCGCCCTCCAAGAAG GGGAATACGAGACTTGGACGAGAGGACATCGACACATTTCGGCTGCAAGAGCTGTAGGCGAAGGCATTTACCGGTTAGTAAGGCATAATAAAGcagacacacacacacatttgATCTACAAGCTGGAGTTTCCCTCAGAGGATGAGGAAAACGAGCCTCAAAACTCGTTTAACATTCAAAGGGAGGGCTCGTTTCTGATAATGATAAAGAACCCAGATGTAGAGGGGGATGGTTCTCGCAACAAACGAAGGGCTCAATTCCCAGCCCACCTGCAAGGGGAGTTTGGGCATACGCGGTTTCACCCGGCAGACCCGCCGGACTACTTGAATTTTGAAGGGTGCGAGTTCTTGCTCATATCCGCCTCGGATGATATAGAACAGGAGCTGGGGTTGGAGCTCACCGCTGCGCCCCATGAATGTGATTTGGTGAAGACGTTTGGCGAGACGACCTCGACCCAGCCTCTTCTCAAGGGCACTTGGGTATAG
- the LOC111790380 gene encoding uncharacterized protein LOC111790380 produces the protein MADSNSPATQNSLHQDNNTATPMASSGGAQRRKLPSPQELVSHYESQGLTSHDASIKVIEDLQNALVRIISSGRGKKDKLLVDTSRKIDATNTRLAILDLKLDSKPGYAQTFALGLASGSVLNGIGAVMPHVFGALANIWSSVSKFTKHSS, from the coding sequence ATGGCGGATTCAAATTCACCGGCGACCCAAAATTCCCTCCACCAAGACAACAATACTGCAACTCCCATGGCGTCTTCAGGAGGAGCCCAAAGAAGAAAGCTTCCTTCCCCACAGGAACTCGTATCCCACTACGAATCCCAAGGCCTCACTTCTCACGATGCTTCAATCAAGGTGATCGAAGACCTTCAAAATGCTCTTGTAAGGATCATCTCCTCCGGCAGAGGCAAGAAGGACAAGCTCCTGGTGGATACCTCAAGGAAGATCGACGCCACTAATACCCGTCTTGCCATTCTCGACCTAAAGTTGGACTCCAAGCCCGGCTATGCCCAGACTTTTGCCCTAGGCTTGGCTTCTGGATCTGTTTTGAATGGAATTGGCGCCGTGATGCCCCATGTTTTTGGGGCTCTCGCCAATATTTGGAGCTCTGTTAGTAAATTCACTAAGCATTCTTCTTGA